The following coding sequences are from one Methanosarcina sp. WWM596 window:
- a CDS encoding winged helix-turn-helix domain-containing protein: MENANLIVRQEGVYQLTSLGKVSAIYYKPFLDTLAAIEANEDFWRDHDLGAVPETLLNRILDLKECRVVKDEHEHIYDSHKAFMENVLTASRFMGFTSIFLPSYPSMFLEMARRNIPISIIVTPNVFFKLKSEHSAEIEEFLKYKHTSFHVYDSAKVAFVVTDRFVSLSLFFKNGTFDPRTDLVGFDSSSIKWGEDLFKHYKENAVEIKNL; encoded by the coding sequence ATGGAAAATGCGAATCTAATTGTCAGACAGGAAGGAGTGTATCAGTTGACTTCCCTGGGAAAAGTTTCAGCCATCTATTACAAACCTTTCCTTGACACTCTGGCAGCTATAGAAGCAAACGAAGACTTCTGGAGAGACCATGACCTTGGAGCAGTTCCCGAGACGTTGCTAAACAGAATTTTGGATCTAAAGGAGTGTAGAGTTGTAAAGGATGAACATGAACATATTTATGACTCTCATAAAGCATTCATGGAAAATGTCCTGACTGCCAGCCGTTTTATGGGTTTTACATCCATTTTCCTTCCCAGCTATCCATCGATGTTTCTTGAGATGGCCCGAAGGAACATCCCTATTTCCATAATTGTTACGCCAAATGTCTTTTTCAAATTAAAAAGTGAGCATAGCGCTGAAATTGAAGAGTTTCTTAAGTACAAACACACAAGTTTCCATGTCTACGACAGCGCAAAGGTAGCTTTTGTCGTAACAGACAGGTTTGTATCACTCTCACTGTTTTTCAAAAACGGAACTTTTGACCCGAGAACTGACCTTGTGGGTTTTGATTCTTCATCCATTAAATGGGGAGAAGACCTTTTTAAACATTATAAAGAGAATGCAGTTGAGATTAAGAATCTGTAA
- the purH gene encoding bifunctional phosphoribosylaminoimidazolecarboxamide formyltransferase/IMP cyclohydrolase — protein MVKRALLSVSDKTGIAEFARGLEALGVKIISTGGTAKILRDAGIEVTDVAEVTGYPEMMGGRVKTLHPRIHGGLLCLRDSKEQMEEAAKEDISLLDLVAVNLYPFEVTVSKEGVELEEAIENIDIGGPTLLRSAAKNYRSVTVISDPSDYGHVLKELRSSGVISDKTRADLAVKAFRHTADYDAAIDTYLSRTLLGEEVLRLKFSDGVKLRYGENWHQEASFFKDPKIEGPSLAKVAQLHGKELSYNNYVDADNALQTVKELGNTSPAVVIVKHNNPCGLATGDTLLQALQAAWDGDPISAYGSIICTNEIFDLEAATFLNGKFVEIILAPDFKPDALEYLKNKSENLRLLKLPELREVFGMEYTYKYVIGGMLKQSRDIGIYEKWESVTEISYPEDKRALSEFCLKACKATKSNAVTLAHEYEPGYFMVLGMGAGQPNRVDSIRKLAATKAVENLRVIYEREQPAAPFEEYCQKIMSECVMASDAFFPFDDSVVHAAENYIRYIVSPGGSIRDNEVIDTANRLGVSLVFTGMRHFLH, from the coding sequence TTGGTAAAAAGGGCACTGCTCAGCGTCTCAGACAAGACAGGAATTGCGGAATTTGCACGCGGGCTTGAAGCACTTGGCGTGAAGATCATCTCAACGGGTGGGACTGCGAAAATCCTTCGCGACGCCGGCATCGAGGTTACCGATGTCGCGGAAGTCACAGGCTATCCGGAGATGATGGGAGGAAGAGTCAAAACTCTCCACCCGAGAATTCATGGCGGGCTCTTATGCCTGCGGGACAGCAAAGAACAGATGGAGGAAGCTGCAAAAGAAGATATCTCTCTCCTCGATCTGGTGGCTGTAAACCTATACCCCTTTGAAGTAACGGTTTCCAAAGAGGGTGTGGAACTTGAAGAAGCCATCGAAAACATAGACATCGGGGGTCCGACCCTTCTCCGTTCGGCAGCTAAGAACTACCGCTCGGTAACAGTGATATCTGACCCTTCGGACTATGGTCATGTCCTTAAAGAACTGCGCTCAAGTGGAGTAATCTCCGATAAAACCCGTGCTGACCTCGCGGTTAAAGCTTTCAGGCATACAGCTGATTATGATGCAGCCATTGATACTTACCTGAGCAGGACTCTGCTTGGAGAAGAGGTACTGCGCCTGAAATTTTCCGATGGCGTGAAACTTCGCTATGGGGAAAACTGGCATCAAGAAGCCTCTTTTTTTAAAGACCCTAAAATTGAAGGTCCGAGCCTGGCAAAAGTTGCCCAGTTGCACGGGAAAGAACTTTCTTACAACAACTATGTGGACGCCGACAACGCCCTTCAGACGGTCAAAGAACTGGGAAACACTTCTCCTGCTGTTGTTATTGTGAAACACAATAACCCGTGCGGACTTGCTACTGGAGATACACTCTTGCAAGCTCTGCAGGCTGCTTGGGACGGAGACCCGATTTCGGCTTACGGAAGCATAATCTGTACAAACGAGATTTTTGACCTCGAAGCTGCAACTTTTCTGAACGGGAAATTCGTAGAAATTATCCTTGCTCCTGACTTCAAGCCCGATGCTCTTGAATATCTGAAAAATAAAAGTGAAAATCTGAGGCTCCTGAAACTTCCAGAACTTAGGGAGGTTTTTGGGATGGAGTATACCTACAAGTATGTAATTGGAGGCATGCTTAAGCAGAGCCGCGATATAGGGATTTACGAAAAATGGGAATCTGTTACTGAAATTTCCTATCCTGAGGACAAGCGCGCTCTCTCGGAGTTCTGCCTTAAAGCCTGCAAAGCCACAAAATCCAATGCTGTGACCCTTGCCCACGAATACGAACCTGGATACTTCATGGTACTGGGTATGGGAGCAGGGCAACCTAACAGGGTGGACTCGATCCGCAAACTGGCAGCCACAAAGGCAGTTGAAAATCTAAGGGTAATCTACGAACGTGAGCAGCCTGCTGCACCATTTGAAGAGTACTGCCAGAAGATTATGTCAGAATGTGTAATGGCATCAGACGCTTTCTTCCCCTTCGATGACAGCGTCGTCCACGCAGCAGAAAATTACATTCGTTATATTGTTTCTCCCGGTGGGTCGATCAGAGATAACGAAGTTATTGATACTGCAAACCGACTTGGAGTTTCCCTGGTTTTTACAGGTATGCGGCATTTTCTTCATTGA
- the nth gene encoding endonuclease III → MPEKKPTKSTSNEPWQEYDIPDNRHNFDRVWAHLKEEYPDAKPSLNYSNPLELLVATVLSAQSTDVQINRVTENLFKKYRTAEDYASADLRELEIDIYSTGFYKNKAKNLKASAQLIIEHYNGEVPKTMGELITLPGVGRKTANIVLARAFGIIEGIAVDTHVKRVSRRLGFTRHSDPEKIEQDLIALTRKEDLDSISMTLIYHGRKVCQAKKPRCRICVVKELCPSSIIFIGE, encoded by the coding sequence ATGCCTGAAAAAAAACCGACGAAATCGACCTCTAATGAGCCCTGGCAGGAGTATGATATTCCTGACAACAGGCATAATTTTGACCGGGTATGGGCTCATTTAAAGGAAGAGTACCCGGATGCAAAACCTTCTCTTAACTACAGCAACCCACTAGAACTTCTTGTAGCAACTGTCCTCTCTGCTCAGTCAACGGATGTCCAGATCAACAGGGTGACTGAAAATTTATTCAAAAAATACAGGACTGCCGAAGACTATGCCAGCGCAGACCTCAGGGAACTTGAAATTGACATTTATTCTACAGGGTTTTACAAAAACAAAGCAAAAAATCTCAAAGCTTCCGCGCAACTGATTATCGAGCACTATAATGGAGAAGTGCCAAAGACAATGGGTGAACTGATTACCCTGCCAGGGGTCGGGAGAAAAACAGCGAATATAGTGCTTGCCAGGGCTTTTGGGATAATAGAGGGTATTGCCGTGGATACCCATGTAAAAAGAGTCTCTAGAAGGCTTGGATTTACCAGGCACTCCGACCCTGAAAAAATCGAACAGGATCTGATAGCCCTTACCCGAAAAGAAGACCTTGATTCAATTTCCATGACCCTGATATATCACGGGAGGAAAGTTTGCCAGGCAAAAAAACCCAGATGCCGCATTTGTGTTGTAAAAGAGCTGTGCCCTTCAAGTATTATATTTATCGGGGAGTAA
- the tnpA gene encoding IS200/IS605 family transposase: protein MELRSFSHGYGQITYHIVLVPKYRYKIFYNKRVKKDCESIFHNICTEKGYKIHALEVVDNHVHLFLEFHPSTSLSEVVQYLKGGSSYRLFKLHPELRTRYWGGSLWSSGKFYRSVGNVTADTIKHYIKESQGKPKTEVQSYRLKSRQRKIDDF from the coding sequence TTGGAATTGCGCAGTTTTAGCCATGGCTATGGTCAGATTACCTACCACATCGTGTTGGTGCCTAAGTATCGATACAAGATATTCTACAATAAACGAGTTAAAAAGGATTGCGAGTCTATATTCCACAATATTTGCACAGAGAAAGGCTACAAAATCCATGCTCTGGAAGTTGTAGATAATCATGTTCACCTGTTCCTGGAATTCCACCCAAGCACCTCTCTATCAGAGGTGGTTCAATACTTGAAAGGAGGTAGTTCTTACAGATTGTTCAAGCTTCATCCTGAACTGAGAACACGATATTGGGGTGGAAGTCTATGGTCAAGTGGTAAATTCTATCGATCCGTTGGAAATGTAACCGCTGACACAATCAAGCACTACATTAAGGAGTCGCAGGGAAAACCGAAAACAGAGGTTCAATCATATAGATTAAAGTCTAGGCAACGGAAAATTGACGATTTCTAA